CCGGATAAAATGCTATTTTGAACCTTGAAGCTATCAATACAAGATTGAGACGATATTATTCTTTTTATTAAAGCATCTGCTGTCATTTCAAGGGAAAAAAATCCTACCTTTTTTTTTCCTTCTTTTCTCAATGCTATAGCAGATGCAATATTTAAAGCAAATGCTGTTTTACCAATACTAGGACGAGCACCAACTATAATAAAATCACTGTTCCTAAACCCCCCAATAAGAGAATCAACCCTTCTAAACCCACTTGGAATGCCATAATTTGCTTCCTTTTTCTTCATACTACGCTCATATATCTCATTATGAACACGCTCTGCAACAACTTTAGCATGATATAGGTTTTTACTAGAATAATCTAACTCAATTGAAAGAATCTTTTGTTGAGATTCTTCAACAATCTCATTAATAGTTTTTGTAGAATCATTTATATAATCATTAAGTTCTTTAGAGACATTTAAAATACTTCTACGAACACTCTGTTCTTTTACAATTTTTGCATAAACGTTTATAGTTCTATCTGTTGGCAAATAAACTGAAAGTGAATCTAAATAATCTGGCAAATTGATTAAATCTTTTTTAATCAAAAGCTGTGTTTTTGAAACATGCTTAGATACTTCTTCAAAAACGGTGATGGGATCAATATTTTCCCTTTTTTCATAAAGAGAAACCATTGCTTTGAAAATCAATTTGTGCGTTTCATTGTAAAAATCATCAGCTCTTACATGAAAAGCAATTTGTTCTAACTTATCTGAATTATAAAATATACTAGAAATTACCGCTTTTTCTGCACCATCATTAAAAAGAAGTGCAGAACTTGAAAAAGCTGCTAAAGCCACAAATCACACTCCTTCTATTTAAGTCTACTCATCTGTTTCATTTAACTTTTTATTTAAAGACTTTTTATCCTCTTGCTTGTTTTCTTTTTTTATCTCTACTTTAATAATAGAGCTAATCCCTTCATAAAGCTTAATTGTCACATCATAAGTTCCAAAAGCCTTTAAAGTTCCATGATGTATATCTATTTTTTTTCTCTCTATATTAAAACCAAGCTTAGAAAGTTCATCAACAATATTTAAGCTGTTAATGCTATGAAACAATTTGCCAGAATCATTGGATTTCATAAAAAATTCTAATTTAACAAGATCAAGCTTAGATTTCAGATCGTTGGCAATTTGTTTTTTTGTTTCTTGCTTTTTTAATATTGATCTTCTTTTTTGATTAAAAATCTCAATATTATGTTTATTTGAAAAAACTGCAAAACCCTTAGGTAGCAAATAATTTCTTGCAAACCCATCGCGTACCTCTACGGTATCTCCTTCTCTTCCGAGATTAATAAAATCTTCCTTTAAAATAACTTTCATAATTACCCCTAAATAATTATTTTTTTACAAAAGGCAACAAGGCCATATATCTTGCACGTTTAACTTCTAACGCCAAGCGCCTTTGATGCTTGGCAGAAGTTCCAGTAATTCTTTTGGGTAAAATTTTACCTTGCTCGGTAATAAACTTTTTAAGAAAATCAAAATCTTTATAATCAGGATGTTTCCCAGAATCACAAAATTTACACGACTTTCTCTTAAAAAATCTAAAATTTGAATTTTTTTTAAAGCCATCCTGCTGATTTTCAAATCTAGAATCTCTTTGATTTGCATCTCTATCTTTATACATAAACTTAAACTCCATTAAAACGGTATATCTTCGCTAAACTTGTCATCAACAATATCAATATCCTTAACTACATCTTCTCCCTTATGACTTGTCAAGCTATTGATATCTGAATCTTGCATTTGCAAAGTATTAGAACCTGAACTAAACATTTGCAAATTATCTACAAATATATTTATCTTACTCCTCTTATCACCCGTATTCCTGTCTTGCCAGCTTTCATATTTAAGAGATCCGCTTACCACAACTTGTTTACCTTTTTTCAAATAATCATTGAGACTTTCAGCTCTTTTTGAAAAAATAACACAATCAAAATATTGTGGATAATCAATCCATTCATCATTTTTCTTCATCCTTCTATTATTAGCTAAAGAAAACCTAAGAATAGCCATGCCACTTTCTGTATAAGAAAGTTCGGAATCTCTTGTAAGTCTGCCAGACAAAACTAATGAATTAATATCAGCCATTCAAAACCCTCTTATTTTTCTTGAACATCTGTGCTTTCAGAGCCTATTGGTGTTTCGATTTTAGAGCCACCTCTAAAACTGTCTTTATCGATATTGTCTCTAAATTCTCTAAAATTTCTTCTTTTTATTTTTTTAGTATTGATCTTTCTAACTATTTTTACCAAAATCATATACCTAAGCAAATTTTTAATTAACTTAAGCCTTGATTCAAGTTCTTTCAAATTATTACCTTCCATACTAAAATCTATTATTTCATAACGACCCCTAGCTTGCTTTTTGATAGGATATTCTAAGGCTCTCTCTCCAATAAAATTACTAACAATATCAGTAGCACCAAACAATTCTAAAGATTTTTTTACTTCCTCTAAAGAACCCTTATATTCAATTTCTTCACTTTTAAACAAAAAACATGCCTCATATCTTTTAATCATCACTAAAACTCCTTATGGTCTATCGCATTGCAAAATATGCAACAAAGGTTACTTAAGTTAGTATATAAAAGAGATTGATTTTTTTCAACAATAAAAAATTTATTTATAACATAGAAAAATGTAAATAAAACATAATCTCAATGCTTAATCTTCTTCCGATTCTGATTCGCTAAGCTTATAAGTTTTTCCCAATTTGCCTTGCTTCTCAAGTTTTTTGTCTTCTTTCATTTCAATATAAGTCTTAAAGCCTTTTTTTACATTATCAACTGCAACCATAACACTAGCTTCAAACAGACTTTTTGGAGAATAAGTATCAACAGCTTTTTTAATATAATATACATTAGATCCATAAAAAAGCTGAACCTTGCCATTAACAAATCCTACCTTAAGAACTCCAGCCTCTTTAAGCAAATTATTATCAACAAGTTCAGTATTAACAACATCTACATGTAATCTTGTAGAACAAACATCAAGCTTTGTAATATTATCAAATCCACCAAGCCCTTGAATTAAAAGATGAGCAATACCTAGACTCTCTAATTTACCCTCTTGGCCTTCAAAAAATGGATCATCTGCAATAAATATCTGAAAATCAAAATATCTATAAAGCCAACTAAAAGTAAAATAATAAAGAACAAAAAAGATTGCCCCTAAAGGTATTACACTAATCCAATTTGTCTTAGAATTCCCTTGAAGTATTCCAAACATAAAAAAATCCAAAAATCCAGTAGAAAAAGTATTTCCAATAGTAACATCAAAAAAATTAGCAAGCAACAATGCAAATCCTGAATAAACAGCATGAACAAAATAAAGCAAAGGCGCTGTGAAAATAAATAAAAATTCTAAAGGCTCAGTTATTCCTGTCAAAAAAGCAGTCAAAGCCCCAGAAAAAAGAAGAGCTGCAACCTTGCTTTTATCTTCATGAACAATACCTTTGTAAACTCCTAATGCTGCTCCAGGTAGTCCAAACATAATAGAAAGATAAAAGCCACTGCTAATCTTAGCAAAACCTGATGAATATTTACTAAGCGATGGATCTAACAGCTGAGCGTAAAATATATTCTTAAGACCTCTAACAGTATTACCATTAACTACCTCCACTCCCCCTAAAGAAGTAAACTCAAAAGGAAAAGATAAAATAGAATGCAATCCCAAAGGCAATAACAACCTATTTAAAAATCCATAAAGAAAACTACCAAAATATTCAAACTTAAAAACAAATGCACCTAAAGATGCAATTAACTTGTCAAAAGTTGACCAAATTAAACAAAAAAATATAGCTAAAATAACACAAAAAGGCAAAATAATTACTATAGGCACAAAATGACACTCTGAAAAAAAAATAAAAGGCTTTGGCAGTTTCATATTATAAAATTTGTTATGCAAATAACCAACTACAAGTCCTACCGCCAAAGACCCTGCAATTCCCGTATTTAAAGTTTGAACACCAAGAAAATTTATACGCCCCACAGAAGACATTGCCTCTGCTTCAACAAGTCCTGAGAAAGTCTCAATAAAATAATTCTCAGTAATATTAAATGTCAAATAACCAATAAGCCCCCCCAAAGCAGCTGTTCCCTGCCCCATTCTTGCAACTCCAATGGCAATTCCAATAGAAAAGATTAAAGGCATATTGAGAAGAATAGCATTGCCTATAGCTTTCATTAAGCCTAAAACATCTTGAAAAAAGATTTTATCAATATAAACAATATTAGAAGAATTTGAAAATACAGATCCAATACCAATCAATAAACATGAAATTGGTAAAATAGAAATAGGCACTCGTAGTGCTTTAGAAAATTTTTGCAAACTTGAAAAGTTAATTATTTTAATAAAATTAATCATGCTAAGCCTCTCCAATGCTAATTTCAGCAAACACTATCTATTATAAAGCTTTTTTTACAAAAAAAAACTTTGCTTATAAAACAAACCCAATAATAATAAAATAATGCGATTAGACAAATCAAGCAAGATTTAATTTAATCTTGAGAAAAACTTAGAATTAAAGTAATGTATTATATAATTTTTATAAAAAAATGATAAAATGGAGAAAAAGTTGTGCTTACAGAAAACAAACTTAAAAATTACTCATTAAGTGATATTAATACAGGCAAAATACCGAAAAATGAACTTTTTAGTTCTATATCGCATCTTTTGGGAATCATTCTGTCTATAATTGGAACAACAATTCTTATGACAATATCTGCCATTAAGAAAAAAGATTTACATATGTTTGTATTTTTTATTTACGGATTTTCAATGACTCTATTGTATTCAATGAGCACTCTTTACCACATATTTCCCAAAGGAAGTAAAATAAAAAAAATCTTTAGAAAATTCGACCATATTTCAATATTTATTCTAATAGCAGGAACATATACCCCTGCATGTGCAATTCTTGTGCCAAACAAATCCGGAATAATAATATTGTGTATAGTGTGGAGTCTAGCTATAATCGGGATCATTTTCAAGGCAATATTTACAAATAGCCCTGGTTGGTTTAATGGATCTATATTTATAATCATGGGGTGGATCATCCTTTTAAGGATTAAGCCCATTTACAAGGCACTTGAAGAAAAAGGATTTTTTTGGCTAGTTTTTGGCGGAATTGTATATACAATAGGCGGAATAGTATACATATTAAGTAAAAAATTTAATCCAACAATTAATATGAAAATGCATGATGTATTTCATATATTAATAATAATTGCATCAGCATCTCACTTTTGGCTTATGCTAAAATACATTTCTAACTTCTAAAAAATATATTTAATTAAATTTTTAATTAAATATATTTAAAAGACCCTTTAAATCATTAAAAAGGCCTAAACTAAAAAGAAACAGCGCAAAGAAAATGCCAAAGCTATAAAAATAATAAATGGTTTTGGCCTTAAATCTTTTCCCACGCAAAAGTTCAATAAAGCTAATAAAAATTTGCCCTCCGTCAAAAACAGGTATTACAATAAAAAACAGATTCATGCCGGCAAGAATTAAACTCAAGAAAGAAATGCTATTAATCCAATACAACAGTCCTAAAGAATAGGACGAAGAAAGTATACCAACAATCCCAACAGGACCTGATACACTCTTAGAAGTATTTAAAAAATTTGTTATCAACAAAAAAATAGAATACAAAATGTCTTGCAAAGCATTAACAACTTTAAAAAAAGAATTTTTAACGGCACTTGAAACATTTTCTACTTTAATTATCCTTTTTAAGGATGGCGAAAAATATACTCCAATCATTTTATTTTTATCTTGAAATACTAATTTTGAAGAAAAGATTTCTCCATTCCTATCAAATTTAATCTCCACAACATCCGAATTTAAATTCTTAAGCAAATCATCTAAATCTCTTTTATTTTCCAAAAAAATATTATCAATGCTAATTATTTTGTCACCCGATTTTATTCCCGCAATCTTAGCAGGCGAATTTAAAACTACATCTGCCACTACAAGGTCAATCCAGGGGCCAATTCCTTTTAAAAAATCTTGCAAACCAATAGTCTCTTTAAAAGTAACATTTTCTTTTCCTCTTAAAACATTAAATGTAACTGTAGATTTTTCTTCAGGAAGAATTTTTCTCAAATCAGAGAAATATTCAATTTTTTTATTATTAACCTTTAATATAACATCACCATCTCTAAATTTAGCTTTTAAAAAAGAATTTTTATCTAAAATACTAACTCTTGAAGAATAATCAAAGTATATAACGCCTGCCATGCTTATAAAAATGAAAACAATAAATGAAAAAATTAAATTAAACAAAGGGCCTGCAAAATATATTAAAATTCTTTTAAAATGTGAAATTCCAAACAAAGAGTCTTTGTCCGCTTCTAATTCTTTATTTGCCTTAAGCTCCTTTTCTAAGTGATCAAATCCCTTAAGCTTACAGTATCCCCCTAGAAGAATTGGAGAAAGCCTATACTCAGTATCATTAATCTTAAACTTTAATATGCTAGGACCTATGCCCACAGAAAAAACTTCAACCTTAACTTTAAAAAGTTTAGCAAATAAAAAGTGCCCTAGCTCATGGATAAATATTATAAAACTAAGAGCCAGCACACTAAAAAGAATATACATAATTCCCTCCAAAAATCACTGAGATAAGTATAAATAAAATATTGGGCCTGTCAAAAGAAAAGAATCAATTGAATCAAGAGCCCCGCCTCTGCCAGGAATGATTTTACCAGAATCTTTTACTCCAGCACTCCGCTTTAATCCAGATTCAAACAAATCACCAATAATGGTAAAAACTCCAATCAAAATGCCCAAAATAATAGATTCTCCATAACTTAAATTTATTAATCTAAAAATTACCGCAAATATAGCAGTAAGCACAGAAAACAAAATGCCCCCAAAAAACCCCATTAATGTTTTATTTGGGCTAATAATAGTAGGTCGATAGCTGTTTTCCCCTAAAAAATAGCCAAAAAGATATGCAAAAGTATCATTTCCACTTACCATAGCAAAAAGTATTAGCATTAAAAATGGGGCCTTGGGCAAAGTTGTAATAGCAACAGTAAAAGACATTAGCACTCCGGGATATATAAGTATAAAAAGTATTGACGTTGCTTGAGCCAAAAAATTCCCAATTTCGTGTTCTTTGATAAACGCCAAATTCACAATCCAATTACTAAACACTAAGGCTATAATCAAGTAATATACTACAGTAACGCCTAAATAAAAAACATTAAAATGAATATAAGTTAAAATTGGAGGAATACACCCTAAAAAAAAAGATAATATATCCGAAAGTCCTGACGATTTAAATTTTAATTTTAATAAATCGTTAACTTCTTTTGCTGAAAAACCGCTAAATATAAAAATTAAAATATTAAGAAATAAATAATTTTTAAAATCTAAAAATATTAAAAATAAAATCAAAGGAACAAAAAATAGAAATGTTCCCAGCCTTGCAAAAAAAGCGAATCTCTTAATCTTACTCAACAAATCATCTCCCAAAACTTCTTTTTCTAAATTGAAAACATTCCAAATCCTTACTATACTTACTGCCATAATAATCAGGCCACAAGACATCTGAAAAAATTAATTCAGAATAAGCAATCCTCCATAAGAAAAAATTACTTATTCTAATGTTTCCACCTGTACGTATTAAAAGATCAAGATCGGGCAACTCTGGATTGTCCAAAAAATTGTAAAAAGCATTCTCATCTAAAGACTCTAAATCAAAATCACTTGAAACAAATTTCTTAACAGCTCTAAGTATTTCATTGCGGCCCCCATAATTGATTGCTAAATTTAAAATAAGATTGTTAAAATTTTTAGAAAAGCTAACAGAAGCTTTTATCGCACTTTTTACTTCTTCACCTAAAGACTCAACATCTCCTGAAACTATTATTTTTATTCCATTTTTTTTATAAAAATTAAACTCAGCTCTCAAATATTTAGCAATTAAAAACATTAACTCTTCTATCTCACAATCATCCCTTTTCCAATTTTCAGTAGAAAATACATAAAAGGATAAATATTTGATACCCACCTTTAAAGAATACTCAATTATTTCTTTTGCTCTTTTTAAACCCTCTTGATAACCGTTCAAAAAAGACAATCTCTTGCTTAAAGCCCACCTTCTATTGCCATCCATGATGATTCCAACATGACTTGGGAGAGAATTCTCATCCATAGGCTTTTAAACTTCCATTATTTCTTGAATTTTAGATTCTAAAATTGCATCTATTTTTTTAATATAAATATCTGTAGATTTTTGAATATCATCTAAAATTTTTTTTAAACTGTCCTCTGTAATTTCTGATTCTTTTTCTTGCTTTTTAACTCTATTTTTTAAATCCTGCCTTATATTTCTAGTTGAAATTTTATGCTCTTCGGCTATTTTTTTAGCATGCTTCACAATCTCTTGTCGTCTTTCACT
The nucleotide sequence above comes from Borrelia maritima. Encoded proteins:
- the rpsR gene encoding 30S ribosomal protein S18 — encoded protein: MYKDRDANQRDSRFENQQDGFKKNSNFRFFKRKSCKFCDSGKHPDYKDFDFLKKFITEQGKILPKRITGTSAKHQRRLALEVKRARYMALLPFVKK
- the dnaB gene encoding replicative DNA helicase, which translates into the protein MALAAFSSSALLFNDGAEKAVISSIFYNSDKLEQIAFHVRADDFYNETHKLIFKAMVSLYEKRENIDPITVFEEVSKHVSKTQLLIKKDLINLPDYLDSLSVYLPTDRTINVYAKIVKEQSVRRSILNVSKELNDYINDSTKTINEIVEESQQKILSIELDYSSKNLYHAKVVAERVHNEIYERSMKKKEANYGIPSGFRRVDSLIGGFRNSDFIIVGARPSIGKTAFALNIASAIALRKEGKKKVGFFSLEMTADALIKRIISSQSCIDSFKVQNSILSGQEIKSLNDIVNEISDSELYIEDTPNISLLTLATQARKLKRFYGIDIIFVDYISLISFETKNLPRHEQVASISKSLKELARELEIPIIALSQLTRDTEGREPNLASLRESGALEQDADIVILLHRDKDFKFESSTEIEPIETKVIVAKHRNGPTGRADILFLPHITKFVNKDHQY
- a CDS encoding phosphatidate cytidylyltransferase, with protein sequence MLSKIKRFAFFARLGTFLFFVPLILFLIFLDFKNYLFLNILIFIFSGFSAKEVNDLLKLKFKSSGLSDILSFFLGCIPPILTYIHFNVFYLGVTVVYYLIIALVFSNWIVNLAFIKEHEIGNFLAQATSILFILIYPGVLMSFTVAITTLPKAPFLMLILFAMVSGNDTFAYLFGYFLGENSYRPTIISPNKTLMGFFGGILFSVLTAIFAVIFRLINLSYGESIILGILIGVFTIIGDLFESGLKRSAGVKDSGKIIPGRGGALDSIDSFLLTGPIFYLYLSQ
- the trhA gene encoding PAQR family membrane homeostasis protein TrhA, whose protein sequence is MLTENKLKNYSLSDINTGKIPKNELFSSISHLLGIILSIIGTTILMTISAIKKKDLHMFVFFIYGFSMTLLYSMSTLYHIFPKGSKIKKIFRKFDHISIFILIAGTYTPACAILVPNKSGIIILCIVWSLAIIGIIFKAIFTNSPGWFNGSIFIIMGWIILLRIKPIYKALEEKGFFWLVFGGIVYTIGGIVYILSKKFNPTINMKMHDVFHILIIIASASHFWLMLKYISNF
- the rseP gene encoding RIP metalloprotease RseP; translated protein: MYILFSVLALSFIIFIHELGHFLFAKLFKVKVEVFSVGIGPSILKFKINDTEYRLSPILLGGYCKLKGFDHLEKELKANKELEADKDSLFGISHFKRILIYFAGPLFNLIFSFIVFIFISMAGVIYFDYSSRVSILDKNSFLKAKFRDGDVILKVNNKKIEYFSDLRKILPEEKSTVTFNVLRGKENVTFKETIGLQDFLKGIGPWIDLVVADVVLNSPAKIAGIKSGDKIISIDNIFLENKRDLDDLLKNLNSDVVEIKFDRNGEIFSSKLVFQDKNKMIGVYFSPSLKRIIKVENVSSAVKNSFFKVVNALQDILYSIFLLITNFLNTSKSVSGPVGIVGILSSSYSLGLLYWINSISFLSLILAGMNLFFIVIPVFDGGQIFISFIELLRGKRFKAKTIYYFYSFGIFFALFLFSLGLFNDLKGLLNIFN
- the uppS gene encoding polyprenyl diphosphate synthase, whose product is MDENSLPSHVGIIMDGNRRWALSKRLSFLNGYQEGLKRAKEIIEYSLKVGIKYLSFYVFSTENWKRDDCEIEELMFLIAKYLRAEFNFYKKNGIKIIVSGDVESLGEEVKSAIKASVSFSKNFNNLILNLAINYGGRNEILRAVKKFVSSDFDLESLDENAFYNFLDNPELPDLDLLIRTGGNIRISNFFLWRIAYSELIFSDVLWPDYYGSKYSKDLECFQFRKRSFGR
- a CDS encoding single-stranded DNA-binding protein; amino-acid sequence: MADINSLVLSGRLTRDSELSYTESGMAILRFSLANNRRMKKNDEWIDYPQYFDCVIFSKRAESLNDYLKKGKQVVVSGSLKYESWQDRNTGDKRSKINIFVDNLQMFSSGSNTLQMQDSDINSLTSHKGEDVVKDIDIVDDKFSEDIPF
- the rpsF gene encoding 30S ribosomal protein S6 yields the protein MIKRYEACFLFKSEEIEYKGSLEEVKKSLELFGATDIVSNFIGERALEYPIKKQARGRYEIIDFSMEGNNLKELESRLKLIKNLLRYMILVKIVRKINTKKIKRRNFREFRDNIDKDSFRGGSKIETPIGSESTDVQEK
- a CDS encoding PTS transporter subunit EIIC → MINFIKIINFSSLQKFSKALRVPISILPISCLLIGIGSVFSNSSNIVYIDKIFFQDVLGLMKAIGNAILLNMPLIFSIGIAIGVARMGQGTAALGGLIGYLTFNITENYFIETFSGLVEAEAMSSVGRINFLGVQTLNTGIAGSLAVGLVVGYLHNKFYNMKLPKPFIFFSECHFVPIVIILPFCVILAIFFCLIWSTFDKLIASLGAFVFKFEYFGSFLYGFLNRLLLPLGLHSILSFPFEFTSLGGVEVVNGNTVRGLKNIFYAQLLDPSLSKYSSGFAKISSGFYLSIMFGLPGAALGVYKGIVHEDKSKVAALLFSGALTAFLTGITEPLEFLFIFTAPLLYFVHAVYSGFALLLANFFDVTIGNTFSTGFLDFFMFGILQGNSKTNWISVIPLGAIFFVLYYFTFSWLYRYFDFQIFIADDPFFEGQEGKLESLGIAHLLIQGLGGFDNITKLDVCSTRLHVDVVNTELVDNNLLKEAGVLKVGFVNGKVQLFYGSNVYYIKKAVDTYSPKSLFEASVMVAVDNVKKGFKTYIEMKEDKKLEKQGKLGKTYKLSESESEED
- the rplI gene encoding 50S ribosomal protein L9, encoding MKVILKEDFINLGREGDTVEVRDGFARNYLLPKGFAVFSNKHNIEIFNQKRRSILKKQETKKQIANDLKSKLDLVKLEFFMKSNDSGKLFHSINSLNIVDELSKLGFNIERKKIDIHHGTLKAFGTYDVTIKLYEGISSIIKVEIKKENKQEDKKSLNKKLNETDE